Genomic window (Tardiphaga sp. vice304):
GGCTCGTCGGCGATCAGCAGATCTGGCTCGTTGGCCAGCGCCATCGCGATCATCACGCGCTGGCGCTGACCGCCGGACAATTGATGCGGATAGGAGGCGAGCCGGGTTTCCGGTTCGGGAATGCCGACCTGGGTCAGCAATTCGAGCGTGCGCTCGCGCGCTTTGGTGCCGCGCATGCCGCTGTGCAGTTGCAGGATCTCGCCGATCTGCGCACCGATAGTATGCAGCGGATTGAGCGAGGTCATCGGCTCCTGGAAGATGATCGAGATGTCGTTGCCGCGAATGCCGCGAATCTCGTTCTCCGACATGCCCAGCAGTTCGTGGCCCTTGAAGCGGATCTGGCCGGAGGGATGCGACGCGGTCGGATAGGGCAGCAGCCGCAGGATCGACAGCGCGCTGACCGATTTTCCCGAGCCCGACTCGCCAACCAAAGCCACGCACTCGCCACGCTTGATCGAGAACGAGACATGATCGACCGCAACGGACGTGCCGCTGCCATGGTGGAACGCGACCGAGAGATCGCGGACGTCGAGCAATGGCTGGTTGATGGCGTCCATTAAGAAAGTTCCTGAACCAATTTAAGCAGACCGTCGTCTTCTCGCCCCACCCTGTCTATTCCGACAGGAAGCTTCAGACCGCGATCAAACGAAACAAATGTGTCGCACCCGGCCTTGACGGCCGTCACTACGTGAATCGCATCAGGAAGCTTGGGCATAGACTGCTTCGTATCGAAATTTGGCCGCAACAGGAATTTTCTGTACTCCGCAGTCTCAATCAGAATATCCCGCGTCACAGGCACTAGATCGAAGAGGCCACTATGCAGAATCAAAGTGAAATAGCTCCGACGCTGGGCCGAGTTAGCCTTCGGCAGAATCTCGGCCAATGTGAACTCACTGGTGCAAGCTGACGTACCTTGCTTTCTTAAAGCGCCAAAAAGCGAGTGAAGCACGGTTGCGACGTCATCGACGCTCTCTATCGCATAGATGAAAGCGTTCGAATCGAAATAAATCCGTCGCCTGCGCTGTTGATCAGTCATCCCATCGATCTCGATCCCGACGCAAGTCATCATCGATTTCCTGAGCTGTCCGGAATGGCGGAGCTCGCAGCGCCCAGATATCTTCTAAACTCAGCACCTTTTTTTGCGGATTTTCTTCCTCGACGATCGTCACGGTAACTGTGGATGAAATATCGACATTGCCCCGCAAGTCGTCAGGGAGTTTCGAAGCTGGATAATGCTCGCGAACTATTCTGTTCATGGTCCACCTCGTTAGCCCCGAAACCTACCATAGCCTCACCGAAACGTCTTGCGGGGATCGAACGCATCCCGCACGCCTTCGCCGATGAAGATCAGCAGCGACAGCATGATCGCCACCGCGAAGAAGCCGGTGAAGCCGAGCCAGGGCGCCTGCACGTTGGCCTTGCCCTGCGAGAGCAACTCGCCGAGCGACGGCGAACCGGGCGGCAGGCCGAAGCCGAGGAAGTCGAGCGCGGTCAGCGTCATCACCGAGGACGAGACGATGAATGGCAGGAAGGTCATGGTCGCGACCATGGCGTTGGGCAACAGATGCCGGATCATGATTTTCGCGTTGGAGACGCCGAGCGCCCGCGCGGCCATGATGTACTCGAAGTTGCGGCCGCGCAGGAATTCGGCGCGCACAAGGCCGACCAGCGAGACCCAGGAGAACAGCAGCAGAATCCCGAGCAGCACGAAGAAGCCGGGCACCAGCACCGAGGAAAGGATCAGCAGCAGATAAAGCGACGGGATCGCGCTCCACACCTCGATGAAGCGCTGGAATCCGAGATCGACCCAGCCGCCGAAATAGCCCTGAACGCCGCCGGCGGCGATGCCGATCGCCGAGGAGATGATGGTCAGCGCCAGGCCGAACAACACCGAGATGCGGAAGCCGTAGATCAGCCGCGCCACCACGTCGCGGCCCTGGTCGTCGGTACCGAGCCAGTTGTATTCGAGATCGCGGCAGCTCTTGAGCCCCTTCTTCTCGACCACCGGCTTGCACTGTGCCTCGGTCAGCATCCAGGTCGGCTTCGACGGCGCCGGCGTCGGCAAATCGAGATTATGGGTATCGTAGGAATAGCGGATCAACGGCCAGAGGATGGTGCCGTTCTTCTCCGCGATCAGCTTCTGCAGAAACGGATCGCGATAGTCGGCGGCGGTTTCGAAGTCGCCGCCGAAGGTGGTTTCGGAATAGCTGACGAAGGCCGGGAAATATGATTTGCCGTCGAACCGGATGAAATACGGCCGGTCGTTGGCGATGACTTCGGCGAACAGCGAGACGAAGAACAGGATCGCAAACAGCCACAGCGACCAGTAGCCGCGGCGGTTGGCCTTGAAGTTCTGCCAGCGCCGCTGGTTCAGCGGCGAGATGCCGAGCGGCCGGCGCGACGGCGGCACGGCTTCGCCGAGCGGGGTCTGCGTGGTGGTTTCGACGGCGGGTGCGGTGATGGTCATCAGACTTCCCGCGCCTCAAAGTCGATCCGCGGATCGATCCACATATAGGCCAGGTCGGACAACAGGTTCACGACGAGGCCGACCAGCGAGAAGATGAACAGCGTGCCGAACACCACCGGATAGTCGCGGTTCAGCACACTCTCGAAGCCGAGCAGGCCCAGTCCATCGAGCGAGAAGATGGTCTCGATCAGCAGCGAGCCGGAGAAGAAGGCGTGGATGAAAGCGCCGGGAAAGCCGGCAATCACGATCAGCATCGCGTTTCGAAAAATGTGATTGTAGAGCACTTGGCGCTCGTTGCAGCCCTTGGCGCGCGCGGTCATGACATATTGCTTGCGGATCTCGTCGAGGAACGAGTTCTTGGTCAGCAGCGTCATGGTGGCGAAGGCGCCGAGCACCATCGAGATCAGCGGCAGCGTCATGTGCCAGAAATAGTCGATGATCTTCCAGTACCACGGGAACTGGTCCCAGCCGTCCGACGTCAGCCCGCGCAATGGAAAGATGCTCCAGAATGAGCCGCCGGAGAACAGGATGATCAAGAGGATCGCAAATAGAAAGCCGGGGATTGCGAAGCCGACGATGATCACGGCCGAGGTCCAGGTGTCGAAGCGCGACCCGTCCTTCACCGCCTTGCGGATCCCGAGCGGAATCGAGATCAGATAGGTCAAGAGCATCATCCAGATGCCCAAGGACATCGAGACCGGCAGTTTTTCCTTGATTAGTTGCAGCACAGAGGTGTCGCGAAAATAGCTCTTGCCGAAATCGAAGCGGGCGAAATTCCACAGCATCAGCGCGAAGCGTTCGTAAGCGGGCTTGTCAAAGCCGAACTGCTTCTCCAGGCTTTTCACGAAATCCGGGTCGAGCCCCTGCGCGCCGCGGTACTTCGAATTCACCGCATCGCCGGCCGCGCCAGCCTGGCCGCGATTGCCGAAATCGCCACCCGAGGAGCCGGAGACGCGCGACGCGCCGGTGTCGGCGCCCGAGAGTTGCGCGATGACGCGCTCGACGGGACCGCCCGGGGCAAACTGCACCACGACGAAGGACACGAACAGGATGCCCAACAGCGTGGGAAACATCAGCAGGACGCGGCGGGCGATATAGGCGGTCATGGTCTATCTGGC
Coding sequences:
- a CDS encoding type II toxin-antitoxin system VapC family toxin, producing MTDQQRRRRIYFDSNAFIYAIESVDDVATVLHSLFGALRKQGTSACTSEFTLAEILPKANSAQRRSYFTLILHSGLFDLVPVTRDILIETAEYRKFLLRPNFDTKQSMPKLPDAIHVVTAVKAGCDTFVSFDRGLKLPVGIDRVGREDDGLLKLVQELS
- a CDS encoding microcin C ABC transporter permease YejB; the protein is MTAYIARRVLLMFPTLLGILFVSFVVVQFAPGGPVERVIAQLSGADTGASRVSGSSGGDFGNRGQAGAAGDAVNSKYRGAQGLDPDFVKSLEKQFGFDKPAYERFALMLWNFARFDFGKSYFRDTSVLQLIKEKLPVSMSLGIWMMLLTYLISIPLGIRKAVKDGSRFDTWTSAVIIVGFAIPGFLFAILLIILFSGGSFWSIFPLRGLTSDGWDQFPWYWKIIDYFWHMTLPLISMVLGAFATMTLLTKNSFLDEIRKQYVMTARAKGCNERQVLYNHIFRNAMLIVIAGFPGAFIHAFFSGSLLIETIFSLDGLGLLGFESVLNRDYPVVFGTLFIFSLVGLVVNLLSDLAYMWIDPRIDFEAREV
- a CDS encoding ABC transporter permease; the encoded protein is MTITAPAVETTTQTPLGEAVPPSRRPLGISPLNQRRWQNFKANRRGYWSLWLFAILFFVSLFAEVIANDRPYFIRFDGKSYFPAFVSYSETTFGGDFETAADYRDPFLQKLIAEKNGTILWPLIRYSYDTHNLDLPTPAPSKPTWMLTEAQCKPVVEKKGLKSCRDLEYNWLGTDDQGRDVVARLIYGFRISVLFGLALTIISSAIGIAAGGVQGYFGGWVDLGFQRFIEVWSAIPSLYLLLILSSVLVPGFFVLLGILLLFSWVSLVGLVRAEFLRGRNFEYIMAARALGVSNAKIMIRHLLPNAMVATMTFLPFIVSSSVMTLTALDFLGFGLPPGSPSLGELLSQGKANVQAPWLGFTGFFAVAIMLSLLIFIGEGVRDAFDPRKTFR